In Toxoplasma gondii ME49 chromosome VIII, whole genome shotgun sequence, a single genomic region encodes these proteins:
- a CDS encoding hypothetical protein (encoded by transcript TGME49_233153), with amino-acid sequence MEFLLRFATYTPRIVRRRCGCPIAAQATEAVRERLRAEHVKEELKGCTFRPKILHSRISTATCSSARGVSDSLACWASLSKYILPEYQKHDTKEPLPPGSETTSQGNGQKKRAWSCEERRRISRGEVLYLEGKRQLETQQQTFEHIRALRREAELQECTFAPAVHSPSKPTVGGAAVKPAGFDSSVARVRQATERREERLKLQEIRDPSIPARAGRVHRRNTLPQPFSFEEGRYKVKLAPEVFTMTVEIGRGRRGKMSIREGEDPRLVARSFCKTYSLQGDEAEWITGVLLQEMSHRNLLAFTSVGPDHFASPVARNPTRAGSPGRDSSRVRIVPACPPQSPLEGGKVALEDLDQPFPSLQINHSTATVEGPAVGLQSLPGVPRRVQRIPEKPDTATSEARSEQTGKSSVPSFVSRSLSGDLLAPTLISSMKPSPSPRQKAPPNRVLVGSGTCTPILSARKPPSRYALEEDTRSQTQKGKFFMKTTSDGGKSKGETSAVPAREVERRIRRGRGGDGRAAERVSEFQGRDGKLTENSLFPPNNVPVSALPSMDLSRPLHGSTYPTSLVDEDYVRSGSPTLYSVVDSEPTESTSFVSPVVGNRCS; translated from the exons ATGGAGTTCTTACTCAGATTTGCCACGTATACACCCAGAATCGTGCGTCGGCGATGTGGATGTCCTATCGCAGCTCAGGCCACAGAAGCAGTCAGAGAACGGTTACGTGCGGAACATGTGAAAGAAGAATTAAAGGGATGTACTTTCCGACCCAAAATTCTTCACAGTCGGATATCGACGGCAACGTGCTCTTCTGCTCGTGGCGTGTCGGACTCTCTCGCTTGCTGGGCGTCGTTATCA AAGTACATTCTCCCAGAGTATCAGAAACACGACACGAAGGAGCCTCTGCCACCTGGTAGTGAAACCACATCGCAAGGAAATGGGCAGAAAAAGCGAGCATGGAGCTGTGAGGAGCGGCGGAGAATTAGCCGAGGGGAAGTTTTATATCTGGAAGGAAAGCGGCAGCTGGAGACTCAGCAGCAAACGTTCGAGCACATTCGTGCactcagaagagaagcagagctcCAAGAATGCACATTCGCTCCTGCCGTTCACAGTCCATCTAAACCGACTGT GGGTGGAGCTGCTGTAAAGCCTGCAGGCTTCGACTCGTCCGTCGCGAGAGTACGCCAGGCGACAGAGCGACGCGAAGAACGGCTGAAACTTCAGGAAATCAG GGACCCCTCAATCCCTGCCAGAGCAGGACGGGTACATCGGCGGAACACTCTACCACAGCCATTTAGTTTCGAAGAGGGCCGATACAAAGTGAAGCTCGCTCCGGAGGTGTTTACAATGACTGTAGAGATCGGAAGAGGTCGAAGGGGCAAAATGTCGAttcgcgaaggagaagatcCTAGACTGGTA GCACGCAGCTTTTGCAAGACGTACAGTCTGCAAGGGGACGAGGCTGAGTGGATCACAGGCGTTCTCTTACAAGAAATGTCACATCGAAATCTGCTAGCTTTCACTTCTGTGGGGCCGGACCACTTCGCTTCGCCGGTGGCGAGGAATCCCACTCGGGCAGGGTCTCCCGGCCGAGATTCGTCTCGCGTGCGTATCGTTCCCGCGTGCCCGCCACAGAGCCCGCTCGAAGGCGGGAAAGTTGCTCTCGAAGATCTTGACCAGCCCTTCCCTAGTCTCCAGATTAACCACTCAACAGCGACCGTGGAAGGTCCCGCTGTAGGGCTGCAGTCGCTGCCTGGCGTTCCCCGACGGGTCCAGCGAATCCCAGAGAAGCCAGACACTGCCACTtcggaggcgaggagcgagCAGACCGGCAAAAGCTCCGTTCCTTCGTTtgtctcgcgttctttgTCTGGTGACCTGCTCGCACCGACGCTGATCTCTTCCATGAAACCGTCACCTAGTCCCAGACAAAAAGCACCTCCCAACCGTGTGCTTGTCGGGAGTGGAACGTGTACCCCGATCCTGAGTGCACGTAAACCGCCGTCGCGGTATGctctggaagaagacaccAGGTCGCAGACTCAGAAAGGAAAGTTTTTCATGAAAACAACTTCTGATGGCGGGAAGAGTAAGGGGGAAACGAGCGCCGTACCCGCCAGAGAAGTGGAACGGCGAATTCGGCGGGGTCGTGGAGGTGACGGACGCGCTGCTGAGAGGGTGTCAGAGTTTCAAGGACGAGACGGCAAACTAACTGAGAATTCGCTCTTCCCACCAAACAATGTGCCCGTCTCTGCTCTACCATCGATGGATCTAAGTCGCCCGCTGCACGGTTCAACTTACCCCACCAGCCTAGTGGACGAGGATTACGTTCGAAGCGGCTCTCCTACATTGTATTCCGTAGTTGACAGTGAACCCACTGAATCTACCTCCTTTGTTTCCCCTGTCGTTGGGAACCGATGCAGCTGA
- a CDS encoding hypothetical protein (encoded by transcript TGME49_233157), giving the protein MNGLQRRTQRSGLETPHCDSQQSKCSGGLACLFAPSFSFHRREKTREAMCTTPSCPVLPRPSQLLHARHRDEHKRNGRGRQERNAKSPKLKAVFLTHESRCVLRAVATCQKQSASALSLATRTALVLLTERRVRVYKHLTRKKRDAHRSIQRAPTKGIFRGARQKYTDGEWGASLFWRQDKDVEVALCVLSAVRGFRVAARKVQRTDGRDTRLWHGRRKQLLGKIPPGRWREAR; this is encoded by the coding sequence ATGAATGGGCTCCAAAGAAGGACACAACGAAGTGGACTCGAGACGCCCCACTGCGATAGCCAACAATCCAAGTGCTCTGGTGGCCTGGCATGCCTCTTCGCTCCTTCGTTCAGTTTTCACAGACgtgaaaaaacgagagaggcaaTGTGCACAACCCCCTCCTGTCcggttcttcctcgtccctctcagctcttgcatgcaagacACCGAGACGAACacaagagaaacggaagaggacgccaagagagaaacgcgaagtcCCCCAAGCTTAAAGCAGTCTTCCTCACCCACGAGTCGCGCTGTGTGCTACGCGCTGTCGCAACCTGCCAAAAACAAAGTGCctccgcgctctctctcgccacgAGAACCGCCCTAGTTCTCCTGACAGAACGCCGCGTCCGGGTGTACAAACACCTcaccagaaaaaagagagacgctcaCAGGTCGATCCAGAGAGCGCCAACGAAAGGCATCTTCCGCGGCGCGAGGCAAAAGTACACCGATGGAGAGTGGGGAGCTTCTTTGTTCTGGAGACAGGATAAAGACGTGGAAGTCGCTCTGTGTGTCTTATCAGCAGTCCGGGGCTTCCGCGTCGCAGCCAGAAAGGTGCAGAGGAcagacggcagagacacaagacTTTGGCACGGACGGCGGAAGCAACTCCTCGGCAAGATACCGCCGGgacgctggagagaagcgcggtAG
- a CDS encoding hypothetical protein (encoded by transcript TGME49_233160) produces the protein MAEGAETPGKGAVSAQEEERRGRSTRGRYPARTLSVSVREKETVDLGARDESDRGPQQLTPSHQKGDTGDRRDRRDNGDEPAETAEALECRGSGAGEERDAGSPQVSDSEEGRASFSVEPPSHGSSERADEKEGDSAAHEDDETRKARRERKRERRRQETLAAEASIEQDGPKRYAFREKRQKRERFEADIFAKKSYTAVPTGYQLSAEIPPDQVQGLQLFVYRKKRRARAGSARPGGDAGANGETRGLEPRDRLESVSVTGTVSDAGDAEDEAVAAGVREGVSRAGSAEEASRDRRHQKPTRNGPGRPRIHPPSASLLGHRGMGEAARRAGLGMGALRSSQNQKEERRAPVQDLEGRREEESAVGLDANRGGLPKKRTEALKAASEKKKLPSDGSRGFKRTVVAGGKKRDGRRKPSDGEDEDEESEVAVISEDNARKIREQFFQDAAAVEEYLPFGLYYGDSLASDTALLERQEDTRKERYLEAKKAFQREMFQRLFLASVMREEGVKAERARRENEGAGVIATSEASSARAPARAAERTEDAERGEETGRGEEAEITEEAEVNEEAEKGKASQEAEEDGRGVKVEGGECASSAESRPRETSERQGCREREKALERSSSAAGDVGDSSPSLTRRRERRQSSVASPASSSAAQEGLADERVFSVSAACPRAVKTEEPAGGAALTDGEARDSSALRGKAASREASDGAAAKDDEASRMEDEATVVEVPGGRSGETPDGTASREERDANKENKAAQHLWEYALLPFPAQAPTAEGFFSEILARETVKEDTETRRQATKSLQASAASLLQAAARLAESRPFMNSLAASFSSSGPRWREEEKEDAKSEEQEKEKKEKREEERTKERDRGEKEESGEQKTRACSREGLRVGSLLSPLEGREASRGPAPVGLFGAVQEDAKKLKPAFSAVTSSLSRLLRVLPPSVLHDSLPPRMRLSSGALAALAKEERAGRGEEPQTKREEAQVARGGSESSKDAEATEGDTQREGEKSRWESRSPGHLSSTPAASTFAVGTAEKETRTREETNAEEPDVAPPHRGRPGSALSEKRLFFDSNTFAHVPLRQLRCWAAPPGLRPARPVSWRRVRALLRAAGARRLARLQAESQRQGVFYAPASGDWEALSVIHPVVSWEGNEGLEGLRHPGLLFAEEGEETDSCDCSDDEGVATAGSGCTKKNKDSGSLAAELQADAPRASPPAGASSGRGVSWRGLVLAEATGSAVGSAPEPGGSSSGSSGAAPAAGASHAKAAVPALPASLPAAVCQPFLAARATLQARQEEKRMGLPPPLPVRPHCLSADLAAVAKALWSPTGGCHVVGSADRHWQRVDRVLNAFHLSQVAQTKGTAKPGETEEKGEDRRETKPETLPAFDASLLPANFKNLLEPVHFFPAEQDLEAQARLLEQARALARANSPSQGAATAKGPKAAGSRGPGDPLGSPTGGGDSSGKASSKKRPGLDPFGPALSEEERKGEQRSAAGPGARDGAGDVEGARKDSQGGSQGGEKSGLTCSAASLKKLQTDAANNPEVEADIRQLLLWRWRKESASPVLFGPGATALEPQGPGDEETPRPDTATEKPESEEERENGDARAEACAKTHGNVEGGKKRLLADAERKEDRDGLREEESGKRRRNEEERGKEGKRLSTSARASAGRPGADCGAHDGDETPTSLSAATTAAPGSTVGSASAEEGEKAFGRDKPAGTGQGDSGARPRRSAARTRLAEVLTAVKGGSGPGSGESGPGGTPSGPGASSAPFSVSSASQPFGAPASPAEALGSSGSASPGALGATGEGAVAVAVAAPGTPPLKCLLRLLRHYPLSVLAQRLGVHRSTVARWAKMWTRQQIEEEGEEDGDELEGPVASSASSVRGLDA, from the exons ATGGCGGAGGGCGCAGAGACTCCCGGGAAGGGCGCCGTGAGCGCGCAGGAGGAGGAGCGCCGGGGGCGGTCGACTCGCGGCCGGTACCCAGCACGGACCCTGTCCGTCTCAGtccgcgagaaggagactgtCGACTTGGGCGCTCGcgacgagagcgacagagggCCGCAGCAGCTGACCCCCAGCCaccagaaaggagacacgggagacaggagagacaggagagacaacggagacgagcctgcagagacagcggaggcTCTCGAGTGCCGCGGCTCCGgcgcgggagaggagagggatgCGGGGTCTCCGCAGGTCTcggacagcgaggaaggacggGCATCTTTCTCGGTTGAGCCGCCGTCGCACGGTTCGAGTGAACGAGCAgatgagaaagaaggagactccGCAGCgcacgaagacgacgagaccCGCAAAGCCCGGCGAGAGCggaagcgggagaggcggagacaagagacgctggcggcggaggcgtcGATCGAACAAGACGGACCCAAGAGATACGCGTttcgcgagaagagacagaagcgcgagCGCTTCGAGGCGGACATCTTTGCGAAAAAGTCGTACACCGCAGTCCCCACGGGATACCAGTTGTCCGCGGAGATTCCGCCCGACCAGGTGCAGGGCCTGCAGCTCTTTGTGTaccggaagaagagaagggcgCGCGCGGGGTCGGCGCGTCccggcggagacgcgggcGCGAACGGCGAAACGCGCGGCCTGGAGCCCAGAGACCGCCTCGAGAGTGTCTCCGTGACGGGGACGGTGTCGGACGCGGGCGACGCCGAAGACGAGGCGGTCGCGGCGGGGGTCCGGGAGGGTGTTTCGCGCGCCGGCTCGGCGGAGGAGGCgtcgagagacaggagacaccaAAAGCCGACGCGAAACGGTCCCGGCCGCCCCCGCATCCACCCGCCTTCAGCGAGCCTGCTGGGGCATCGGGGCATGGGGGAGGCAGCACGGAGGGCGGGGCTCGGCATGGGGGCTCTGAGGAGTTCGCAGAatcagaaggaagagagaagagctcCCGTCCAGGACTTggaaggacgcagagaagaagaaagcgccGTGGGCCTCGACGCCAACAGAGGCGGTCtcccgaagaagaggacggaggCGCTGAAGGCcgccagcgagaagaagaaactgccGAGCGACGGCAGCCGCGGGTTCAAACGGACGGTCGTGGCGGgggggaagaaacgagatggaaggaggaaaccatcggacggagaagacgaagatgaagaaagcGAGGTGGCCGTCATCAGCGAAGACAACGCGAGGAAAATCCGCGAGCAATTCTTCCAAGACGCTGCAGCCGTTGAAGAGTACCTACCGTTCGG CCTGTATTACGGAGACAGCCTCGCAAGCGACACAGCCCTTCTGGAGCGACAGGAAGACACGCGAAAGGAACGTTACTTGGAGGCCAAGAAGGCCTTTCAGCGAGAAATGTTCCAGCGGCTCTTCTTGGCGTCTGTGatgagggaagaaggagtaAAGGCTGAgcgcgcgaggagagaaaacgaaggagccGGGGTCATCGCCACCTCCGAGGCCTCCTCTGCGCGAGCCCCCGCccgagcagcagagagaacagaagacgcagagaggggagaggaaacagggaggggagaagaagcagagataacagaagaagcagaggtgaatgaagaagcggagaaggggaaagcatcccaggaggcggaagaggacgGAAGAGGAGTGAAGGTGGAGGGCGGCGAGTGCGCATCATCGGCGGAGAGTCGACCTCGAGAAACGTCCGAGAGACAGGGTTGTCgggagcgcgagaaggccCTAGAGAGATCAAGCAGCGCGGCTGGTGATGTCGGAGACAGCTCACCGTCTCTGACTCgccggcgagagaggcgacaatCTAGTGTTGCGTCTCcagcctcttcgtctgcagcCCAGGAGGGCCTGGCCGATGAACGGGTCTTCTCGGTGTCGGCGGCCTGCCCTCGCGCTGTGAAAACGGAGGAACCTGCGGGCGGCGCCGCACTCACAGATGGCGAGGCGCGGGACTCATCTGCTTTGAGAGGGAAAGCCGCGAGTCGGGAGGCTTCCGACGGGGCGGCCGcgaaagacgacgaagcgtCTCGAATGGAGGACGAAGCGACAGTAGTTGAAGTGCCAGGCGGTAGAAGCGGTGAGACGCCTGACGGCACAGcgtcgcgagaagaaagagacgcgaacAAGGAGAACAAGGCCGCGCAGCACTTGTGGGAGTACGCCCTCCTGCCTTTCCCTGCACAAGCCCCGACGGCAGAAGGATTCTTTTCAGAAATCCTCGCTCGCGAAACTGTCAAAGAAGACACCGAAACTCGAAGGCAGGCAACCAAG TCGCTCCAGGCCTCGGCGGCAAGTCTCTtgcaggcggcggcgcgtCTCGCGGAGTCGAGGCCGTTCATGAACAGCCTGgctgcctccttctcttcctcgggtccgaggtggagagaagaagagaaggaagacgcgaagagcgaggagcaggagaaagagaagaaagagaagcgcgaagaggagcgaacgaaggaaagagacaggggagagaaggaagagagcggagaacagaaaacgcgCGCGTGTTCGAGAGAAGGTTTGAGAGTGggctctctcttgtctcctctggagGGGCGGGAGGCCTCGCGAGGCCCGGCGCCTGTGGGCCTCTTTGGGGCGGTGcaggaagacgcgaagaaacTGAAGCCGGCATTTTCGGCAGTGAcatcttctctgtcgcgcctgCTTCGAGTTCTCCCGCCCTCTGTGTTGCACGACAGCCTGCCGccacgcatgcgtctctcctccggTGCCCTCGCCGCGCTCGCCAAGGAAGAGCGcgcaggcagaggagaagagccgcagacgaagagggaggaggcgcaggTCGCGCGTGGCGGCTCCGAGTCTTCGAAGGACgcggaagcgacagaaggagacacccagagagagggcgagaaaAGTCGTTGGGAGAGTCGGTCCCCTGGCCACCTCAGTTCAACGCCCGCGGCCTCGACTTTTGCGGTGGGTACTGCGGAAAAGGAGACCCGGActcgcgaggagacaaatgCCGAGGAGCCTGACGTTGCGCCGCCGCACCGGGGACGGCCAGGGAGCGCGCTGTCGGAGAAgcggctcttcttcgactcaAACACCTTCGCGCATGTGCCTCTCAGACAGCTCAGGTGCTGGGCCGCGCCGCCGGGCCTCCGGCCAGCTCGGCCTGTCTCCTGGCGCCGCGTCAGGGCCCTTCTGCGGGCTGCTGGGGCTCGACGGCTCGCGCGACTCCAAGCGGAGAGTCAGCGGCAGGGTGTGTTCTACGCGCCCGCGTCGGGCGATTGGGAGGCGCTCAGCGTGATTCATCCCGTCGTCTCCTGGGAGGGGAACGAGGGACTCGAGGGCCTCAGACATCCGGGCCTGCTCTTCGCTgaggagggcgaggagacagactcCTGCGACTGCTCCGATGACGAAGGCGTGGCGACAGCGGGGTCGGGCTgtacgaagaagaacaaggacTCTGGGAGCCTTGCGGCGGAACTTCAGGCAGATGCGCCGCGCGCGTCGCCGCCTGCGGGGGCCTCGTCGGGGCGCGGGGTCTCCTGGCGGGGCCTTGTCCTAGCCGAGGCGACCGGGAGTGCTGTCGGGTCCGCGCCGGAGCCCGGCGGCTCTTCTTCGGGCTCCAGCGGGGCTGCGCCTGCGGCTGGCGCGTCGCATGCAAAGGCTGCAGTTCCTGCCTTGCCGGCGTCGCTCCCCGCCGCCGTTTGCCAGCCGTTCCTCGCGGCGCGCGCGACTCTCCAGGCCCgccaggaggagaagcgcatGGGCCTCCCTCCGCCGCTGCCGGTGCGACCTCACTGTCTCTCCGCGGACCTCGCGGCGGTTGCGAAGGCCCTTTGGAGCCCAACGGGCGGTTGCCACGTGGTCGGCTCGGCTGACCGGCACTGGCAGCGCGTCGATCGGGTTCTGAACGCCTTTCACTTGTCGCAGGTCGCCCAGACCAAGGGAACGGCAAAGccaggggagacagaggagaagggcGAGGACCGGCGCGAGACGAAGCCGGAGACCCTGCCTGCATTCGACGCCAGCCTGTTGCCGGCGAACTTCAAAAACCTCTTGGAGCCTGTCCACTTCTTCCCTGCCGAGCAGGACCTCGAAGCCCAGGCGCGCCTCCTCGAGCAGGCCCGCGCGCTCGCCCGGGCCAACTCGCCCTCGCAGGGCGCCGCGACCGCGAAGGGCCCGAAGGCGGCTGGGTCCCGTGGGCCGGGAGACCCGCTGGGGTCGCCAACTGGCGGGGGCGACAGTTCCGGGAAGGCCAGCTCAAAGAAGCGACCTGGGCTCGACCCATTCGGACCAGCGCTGAGTGAGGAGGAGCGGAAGGGCGAGCAGCGATCCGCGGCTGGCCCGGGGGCCAGGGACGGCGCGGGAGATGTCGAGGGGGCGCGGAAGGACAGCCAGGGCGGGTCTCAgggcggcgagaagagcgggTTGACGTGCTCAGCCGCGAGCCTCAAGAAACTGCAGACCGACGCGGCAAACAATCCCGAAGTAGAGGCAGACATTCGCCAGCTGCTCTTGTGGCGGTGGCGGAAGGAGAGCGCGTCGCCGGTGCTCTTCGGTCCCGGCGCGACCGCGCTCGAGCCCCAGGGCCCAggggacgaagagacgcCTCGCCCGGACacggcgacggagaagcccgagagcgaggaggagcgcgagaacggagacgcgcGGGCCGAGGCCTGCGCAAAGACCCACGGGAATGTGGAGGGCGGAAAGAAGCGCCTCTTGGCTgacgcggagagaaaggaagatcGAGACGGCCtgcgcgaagaggagagtggaaagagaagacgaaacgaagaagaacgcggaaAGGAAGGGAAGCGTCTCTCGACCTCGGCGCGAGCGAGCGCGGGGCGACCTGGCGCCGACTGCGGCGCGCACGATGGCGAT GAGACGCCCACAAGTCTGTCTGCAGCGACGACTGCCGCGCCGGGCTCGACTGTGGGGTCCGCGTCGGCGGAGGAGGGTGAGAAGGCCTTCGGAAGAGACAAGCCCGCAGGGACGGGACAGGGCGACTCCGGAGCGCGGCCgcggagaagcgcggcgCGCACTCGCCTCGCGGAAGTGTTGACGGCTGTCAAAGGGG GTAGCGGGCCAGGGAGTGGCGAGTCTGGTCCAGGAGGCACTCCGTCGGGGCCCGGGGCGTCGTCTGCGCCGTTTagtgtttcttctgcgtcgcagCCTTTTGGAgcgcctgcgtctcccgcGGAGGCGCTGGGGAGTTCGGGCTCCGCGTCGCCTGGAGCCTTGGGCGCCACGGGCGAGGGCGCGGTCGCAGTCGCGGTCGCCGCGCCGGGGACACCGCCGCTGAagtgtctcctgcgtctcctgcggCACTACCCGCTGAGCGTTCTCGCCCAGCGGCTCGGCGTGCACAGAAGCACAGTTGCGCGTTGGGCCAAGATGTGGACGAGACAGCAAATagaggaagagggcgaggaggaTGGAGACGAGCTCGAGGGCCCGGTGGcgtcctccgcctcctcagTGAGGGGTCTCGACGCGTGA
- a CDS encoding hypothetical protein (encoded by transcript TGME49_233170): MNFNRIPTRLSTHYVCDPYTTLMHYRRTFKFLQALKAKPNCRALCLGNKNQVNISWPKHFDGLTVVTSAVAAQSSILSSASVYYSLIICLDPVLFAKHLYRINVPVLGVCTPREIHEHPEILKVIDYLLPAPCSRTDAALRQLLQREFLEDSEEQKQIPG, from the coding sequence ATGAATTTCAATCGGATTCCGACGCGCCTGTCGACGCACTATGTGTGCGACCCCTACACCACGTTGATGCATTACCGACGAACGTTCAAGTTCCTCCAGGCGCTCAAGGCGAAGCCGAACTGCCGCGCTCTCTGCTTGGGGAACAAAAATCAGGTGAACATCTCCTGGCCCAAACACTTTGACGGTCTAACCGTAGTCACGTCCGCCGTCGCTGCGCAGTCCTCCattctctcctccgcctccgttTACTACTCACTCATCATCTGTCTCGACCCTGTGCTGTTTGCCAAGCACCTGTACCGCATCAATGTCCCAGTCttgggtgtatgtacaccccgcGAGATCCACGAGCACCCCGAGATCCTCAAGGTGATCGACTACCTCCTCCCCGCGCCCTGCTCGCGCACCGACGCCGCCCTcaggcagctgctgcagcgcgAGTTCCTTGAAGACTCCGAGGAACAAAAACAAATCCCGGGGTGA
- a CDS encoding hypothetical protein (encoded by transcript TGME49_233180), protein MAAPRCSDKATSRLCRESETLGVREAAGVGVSPLAERFAKQRLEEPLAYFRETSSAVMGVTPVRSTGVGHGSSHLFLAAHPGLQAVDPSSSRKSPQGRVASMPTLCAGLPSTVVLGPAAPGGQLLRGSSLVLPPVTWSPASPRTRAADFPGKMHSAPSTPSRSSTFESTFGGPHLRPEKKSAEPTESFRLPVAKSVEALPRAAELESRPATPLLTRTASLPLPSSDKTRKRLIPGFTAPMQCGSTLWCTYCGDRLRTHKHLIQVWPEFIMCTLCAASPSCSTCHRKAFDAVVELRTSKKSFLCPKRADEGGLNLCGHCAVLSPVRSRKRLAQTTATAVAWLQSHGLHFTDDLLKYQRTEDVEQLLQRLDTDELLYDHLQSPAGSARKSRSADRNRVFIRSHESIPDTLCIEQGRQSAESLAGDQAETMPLERQRSLTIPVESVTFASLNPTPGTNIYGRCETEKTTVKSPVNGRCSSVPARLVRRVGVVRGLPQTFFLSHLTHELLHAYLWCRQPGEGSLRLDVEEGMCNWVSAEIFKDRLAAIDAREADMLAGEVAPASDAPTPLDSPVFAEVDRASPAALEIERLFLQFERRVINSRLRDMETDAHACYGDGYRAMREVIAAIGLPKTVELTRLYGDNLGNFVEAARKAKEAERTRRRAVAREAV, encoded by the coding sequence ATGGCTGCGCCGCGGTGTTCAGACAAAGCAACCTCGAGGTTGTGCCGTGAGTCCGAAACACTGGGGGTGAGAGAGGCGGCCGGGGTGGGTGTCTCCCCGCTCGCGGAACGCTTTGCTAAGCAGAGGTTGGAGGAGCCTCTCGCTTACTTCCGAGAAACGTCTTCAGCTGTGATGGGAGTTACCCCAGTTCGCTCGACTGGAGTCGGACACGGGAGTTCGCACTTGTTTCTCGCTGCCCACCCCGGGCTGCAGGCAGTGGACCCCTCTAGTTCACGGAAGTCGCCTCAAGGGCGAGTTGCGTCGATGCCAACACTGTGTGCAGGATTGCCATCCACGGTTGTTCTTGGACCTGCTGCACCTGGTGGCCAACTGTTACGGGGCTCTTCGCTTGTTTTGCCGCCCGTCACTTGGAGTCCTGCGAGTCCCAGGACGCGCGCGGCGGACTTTCCCGGGAAAATGCACTCGGCGCCGTCTACCCCGTCCCGTTCTTCCACGTTTGAGTCGACGTTCGGGGGTCCGCACCTGCGGCCTGAAAAAAAGTCTGCGGAACCGACAGAAAGCTTCCGGCTCCCGGTCGCGAAGTCCGTCGAGGCGCTGCCGCGAGCAGCGGAACTCGAGTCGAGACCCGCCACGCCTCTGCTCACTCGAACTgcgtcgctgcctctgcCGAGTTCGGACAAGACGCGGAAAAGGCTGATTCCCGGGTTCACTGCGCCAATGCAATGCGGCAGTACGCTCTGGTGTACGTACTGCGGCGACCGGCTGCGGACGCACAAGCACTTGATTCAAGTGTGGCCAGAATTCATCATGTGCACGCTGTGCGCGGCGAGTCCGTCGTGCAGTACGTGTCACCGGAAAGCGTTCGACGCAGTGGTTGAACTCAGAACCAGTAAAAAGTCTTTTTTGTGTCCAAAGCGTGCCGACGAAGGCGGCCTGAATCTCTGTGGGCACTGCGCGGTGCTCAGTCCAGTGCGCTCACGCAAGCGGCTGGCGCAGACCACGGCGACCGCCGTCGCTTGGCTCCAGTCTCACGGGTTGCACTTCACGGACGACCTTCTGAAGTACCAGCGAACTGAAGACGtggagcagctgctgcagcgccTCGACACCGACGAACTGCTCTACGACCATCTGCAAAGCCCAGCGGGTTCTGCGCGGAAATCCCGTAGCGCCGACAGGAACCGCGTGTTCATCCGCTCTCACGAAAGTATACCCGACACACTCTGTATCGAGCAAGGTCGCCAGTCTGCGGAAAGCCTTGCCGGTGACCAAGCTGAGACCATGCCTCTCGAGAGGCAGCGTTCCCTCACCATTCCCGTCGAATCCGTCACGTTCGCCTCCCTAAACCCAACGCCGGGAACGAACATCTACGGACGGTgtgaaacggagaaaacgacggtGAAATCGCCCGTCAACGGCCGCTGTTCGTCGGTGCCGGCTCGGCTGGTCCGGCGGGTCGGCGTGGTTCGCGGCCTTCCGCAGACTTTCTTCTTGAGTCACCTGACTCACGAGCTTCTCCACGCGTACTTGTGGTGTCGCCAGCCTGGCGAAGGCAGTCTCCGACTCGACGTCGAAGAGGGCATGTGCAACTGGGTGTCTGCGGAAATCTTCAAGGACCGCCTCGCGGCCATCGACGCCCGAGAGGCAGACATGTTGGCGGGGGAAGTCGCCCCCGCGTCTGACGCGCCGACGCCTCTGGACAGTCCTGTCTTTGCAGAAGTTGATCGCGCCTCCCCGGCGGCCCTCGAGATCGagcgcctcttcctccagttcGAACGGCGAGTCATCAACTCGCGGCTACGCGACATGGAGACCGACGCCCACGCTTGTTACGGGGACGGCTACAGAGCGATGCGAGAAGTGATCGCAGCTATCGGCCTCCCAAAAACAGTTGAACTTACGAGACTCTACGGAGACAATCTCGGCAACTTCGTCGAAGCCGCGCGGAAAGCAAAGGAAGCGGAAAGGACGCGAAGGCGCGCCGTCGCAAGAGAGGCTGTCTAG